A window of Ipomoea triloba cultivar NCNSP0323 chromosome 2, ASM357664v1 contains these coding sequences:
- the LOC116010158 gene encoding uncharacterized protein LOC116010158: MNLLFWNIRGLLSSCRRLKRLIRHESIHLSAIFEPFLTNDKLDSYIRTLNLHKGFASSVSKIWILWSSSFNVEVLIDCDQFVYCKASFIPWNFDFEFVAVYAKHTRTDRQILWSQLNAIIEESSSPLLLGGDFNVISSVAEYKGNATPELNSISDFSTFIADNSLLDLATTGGTFTWTGTRNRGRIWKRLDRFLLSSSFRDYFTDVNIMLLNRTTSDHAPILLCGNKADLLGPKQFRFQNMWLKHASFEHFVKTNWSVPAIGGGMRALTFKLKRLKQALRVWNREIFGNVFDQVRNLDQSVSDAEKRFDASPTQENRELLSYAQASLLQALKLEEIYWKQKARVKWLREGDANTSFFHSTVKDRHRRQRISAVKNTSGSLLTNQVDIQSEAVNFFTSLFTADESEDMHAILDCLPTILTTEDNITLLAPLTREEVKNAVWALDPDSTAGPDGFSGSFFRSCWDILHNDVYIAVLDFMIGVPVPFAFSSAQIVLIPKKLNPESFADYRPICLCTFVSKIFTKVISTRLNKLLPRIISREQSGFVQGRNIHDNVLLALELIQSINKRCRGSNVAIKLDMSKAFDRVAWPFLRAVLQRFGFSTYFINLIMNFLNATRLSVLVNGVSCGFFKPSRGVKQGDPLSPLLFILVSEALSRSLLLHYGSGLISPYETSFRCPIITHLGFADDIIIFTNGGVNSLRNLSKVLKIYQQASGQKINSDKSFFITSKHCNLNRITAMEEILDMKRSSLPFRYLGVNIFQGRNKIIFYQHILENVNNKLQGWQRKLLSPGGRLVLIKHVLTTIPLYTIAAVQLPRQVIKELERKFARFFWGTYEGKQKFHWASWEKICLPTDEGGLGIHNLTSIQQACSAKLWFNFKNKDSLWSEFMKARYSTSSVRRNGSIVWRRMFQLADLVDENSGVIDNETIWKPSTKGDFTLSTAYDLIRPRKGSTLSSKCIWAPGLSTKCSIFMWKLLRKFLSFPDCLERFGICLPSICPFCLNASASLEHCLYSCTHIYGVWQTFAVMFGISLNNARSIRAACHTWWLSAQPGTASGFYCSIFPCLILWVVWTLYNAALYEDSPFTLVATISKIKRETMLISLIHPIRRSSSSDYFLVHEGIVSSFSPNQRIRITWIKWQKPPSGRLKLNTDAFFSFNGAAGRHVYGIRKAFSLQDYLSP; the protein is encoded by the coding sequence ATGAATTTGCTCTTCTGGAATATCCGGGGCCTGCTTTCCTCTTGCCGCAGGCTCAAACGGTTAATCAGACATGAGAGCATTCACCTTTCTGCCATCTTTGAACCTTTTTTAACCAATGATAAATTGGACTCCTACATCAGAACTCTTAATCTCCATAAAGGTTTTGCTTCTTCGGTTAGCAAAATTTGGATTCTCTGGTCTTCTTCTTTTAATGTTGAGGTTTTAATTGACTGTGATCAATTTGTTTATTGTAAAGCTTCCTTCATTCCTTGGAATTTTGACTTTGAGTTTGTGGCAGTTTATGCAAAACACACCAGAACAGACAGGCAAATTCTCTGGTCACAACTTAATGCTATAATAGAGGAAAGCTCTTCACCACTGCTACTGGGCGGGGATTTTAATGTCATATCGAGCGTGGCAGAATACAAAGGAAATGCAACCCCTGAATTAAATAGCATCTCAGATTTCTCAACTTTCATTGCTGACAACTCTTTGCTTGATTTAGCAACCACAGGAGGCACTTTCACCTGGACTGGAACCCGAAAtcggggaagaatttggaaaaggCTTGACAggtttcttctctcttcttcatTTAGAGATTACTTTACTGATGTCAATATTATGCTTCTGAACAGAACTACCTCAGATCATGCGCCAATTTTGCTTTGTGGAAATAAAGCGGATCTTTTGGGTCCTAAACAGTTTAGATTTCAAAATATGTGGCTCAAGCATGCTAGCTTTGAACATTTTGTGAAAACAAACTGGTCAGTTCCTGCTATTGGAGGGGGTATGCGTGCTCTTACATTTAAACTTAAAAGACTTAAACAGGCACTCCGAGTTTGGAATAGAGAGATTTTTGGCAATGTTTTTGATCAAGTAAGGAACCTGGATCAATCAGTATCAGATGCGGAAAAAAGGTTTGATGCTTCACCAACCCAAGAGAATCGAGAACTGCTAAGTTATGCTCAAGCCTCCCTTCTCCAAGCTCTAAAGCTCGAAGAGATCTACTGGAAACAAAAGGCTAGAGTTAAATGGCTGAGGGAAGGGGATGCCAATACCAGCTTTTTTCATTCTACGGTCAAAGATAGACACCGTCGACAACGCATAAGTGCAGTCAAAAACACATCCGGTAGTCTTCTTACTAATCAGGTTGACATCCAATCCGAAGCAGTTAACTTCTTCACCTCTTTATTTACAGCAGATGAAAGTGAAGATATGCATGCTATTCTTGACTGTCTGCCTACAATCTTAACCACGGAAGATAATATTACTCTCCTGGCCCCCTTGACTCGAGAAGAAGTTAAAAATGCGGTGTGGGCTTTAGACCCGGACAGTACAGCAGGTCCAGATGGTTTCTCAGGATCTTTTTTTAGGAGCTGCTGGGATATACTTCACAATGATGTGTACATAGCAGTTCTGGATTTCATGATTGGAGTTCCGGTGCCTTTTGCCTTCTCGAGTGCACAGATAGTCTTAATCCCCAAGAAGCTTAATCCAGAATCATTCGCGGATTATAGACCAATCTGTTTATGCACCTTTGTAAGCAAGATTTTTACAAAGGTCATTTCTACCCGTCTTAATAAGCTTCTCCCAAGGATAATTTCTAGAGAACAATCAGGCTTTGTCCAAGGAAGAAACATCCATGACAATGTTCTTCTTGCCCTTGAATTAATCCAATCTATCAACAAAAGATGTCGGGGATCTAACGTGGCAATTAAACTTGACATGTCAAAAGCTTTTGATCGAGTAGCTTGGCCTTTCCTACGAGCAGTCTTACAAAGGTTTGGATTCTCAACTTATTTCATAAATTTGATTATGAACTTTCTCAATGCAACTCGTCTGTCAGTGCTAGTTAACGGAGTTTCCTGTGGATTTTTCAAACCTTCAAGGGGTGTAAAACAAGGAGACCCACTATCTCCGCTTCTCTTTATTTTAGTCTCAGAAGCCCTATCACGCTCGTTGCTCCTTCATTATGGCTCGGGACTTATTTCCCCTTATGAAACTTCGTTTAGATGTCCAATCATCACTCACCTGGGCTTCGCAGACGACATTATAATTTTCACCAATGGAGGGGTGAATTCTTTGAGAAATCTAAGCAAGGTATTGAAAATCTATCAACAGGCCTCTGGGCAGAAGATCAACTCAGACAAAAGCTTTTTTATCACCTCAAAACACTGTAATCTGAACCGCATTACTGCCATGGAAGAGATACTAGATATGAAACGATCCTCACTGCCTTTCCGCTACCTAGGAGTGAATATTTTCCAAGGGAGAAACAAGATCATTTTTTATCAACATATTTTGGAGAATGTCAACAACAAACTCCAAGGTTGGCAGCGCAAACTCTTATCTCCGGGAGGTCGCTTGGTACTAATAAAGCATGTCCTGACAACTATTCCTCTCTACACAATCGCAGCTGTCCAATTACCTCGCCAAGTTATCAAAGAACTGGAGCGAAAGTTTGCTAGATTCTTTTGGGGAACATATGAAGGCAAGCAAAAATTCCATTGGGCATCATGGGAAAAAATTTGCTTACCTACCGATGAAGGGGGACTGGGAATTCATAATCTGACATCGATACAACAAGCATGCTCAGCGAAGCTTTGGTTTAACTTTAAGAACAAAGATTCCTTATGGTCAGAGTTCATGAAAGCCCGCTACTCTACGAGCTCAGTCCGGAGAAATGGTTCGATAGTCTGGCGCAGGATGTTTCAACTTGCGGACCTAGTGGATGAAAATAGCGGTGTAATTGACAATGAAACAATCTGGAAACCATCCACAAAAGGTGATTTTACACTATCAACGGCATATGATCTGATCAGACCGAGAAAGGGCTCAACACTTTCCTCAAAGTGTATCTGGGCACCAGGTTTATCCACTAAATGCTCAATCTTTATGTGGAAACTCCTCAGAAAATTCTTGTCATTTCCAGACTGTCTAGAGAGATTTGGAATCTGCCTACCTTCTATATGTCCTTTTTGCCTTAATGCAAGTGCATCACTAGAGCATTGTCTCTACTCTTGTACTCACATCTATGGAGTTTGGCAAACATTTGCTGTGATGTTCGGAATCTCCCTGAATAATGCTCGATCAATAAGAGCCGCATGTCACACATGGTGGCTTTCAGCCCAACCAGGAACAGCTTCGGGTTTCTACTGCTCTATTTTTCCTTGTCTAATCCTTTGGGTGGTGTGGACCTTATACAATGCAGCACTTTATGAAGATTCACCTTTCACTTTGGTTGCTACCATCTCGAAAATTAAAAGAGAGACAATGTTAATATCTCTGATTCATCCTATTCGCAGAAGTAGTTCATCAGATTACTTTCTAGTTCATGAAGGGATCGTTTCTTCTTTCTCTCCTAACCAGAGAATCAGAATTACTTGGATAAAATGGCAAAAACCGCCATCTGGCCGCTTAAAATTAAACACCGAtgcttttttttcctttaatggAGCGGCCGGGAGGCATGTTTACGGAATTCGGAAGGCATTCTCATTGCAGGATTATCTTTCCCCTTGA